From Drosophila suzukii chromosome 2R, CBGP_Dsuzu_IsoJpt1.0, whole genome shotgun sequence, a single genomic window includes:
- the LOC108019825 gene encoding axoneme-associated protein mst101(2): protein MASMGRHLSRSLVYQLKQPRWNRLFLKSHTNLHSVSVYLGQPRVFSNKEHDGFDSKNKPLKLNCSSKTCNIFKAGDRSAEVDTSQQTNTQHRMHQRKKVLSGTEDASYSKAVFIRGRRRVKISLSWDKVNGCLLYLSQLNVPAPGTPSDPLHLSHQRSFSKKVDEEECYCKKMEDENCALEPLPKPEPPKCSRISRKRKHLLEQKNKVSEAKDPVETESDVKSLDEAVDELKHSCMLAAEKKDCERKQYKALCEELRTSKPNGDSKTVDSLVKCMLSGIKKACAVHAQKMVCQKKYAEEIAAEEAARREKEKKEGKPLDCSKPNEEDEYSSLNKADKKKAKEENELKRVLQEIKAKCQKQREEAERKKKEEAELSKKCEEAAIKKNCEELAAKKKCEEAERKKKCEEAAAKKKCEEAAAKKKCEEAAAKKKCEEAAAKKKCEEAAAKKKCKEAAAKKKCKEAAPNSKCTKDAAKNKCKDAASKNKCDEAAAKKKCGEAAAEKKCDEAERKKKCDEAAAKKKCEEEAAKKKCEEAAAKKKCEEEAAKKKCEEAAAKKKCEEEENKKKCEKGDPKKNSPEAAALKKCEQEKRKKSEEAETKKKSEEAALKKKCEEAKQKKKCEAEKKKQSEEAEKKKDCELAEFKKKCNEISKKVKEVECKDKKDK, encoded by the coding sequence ATGGCGTCGATGGGGCGTCATCTCTCACGATCTCTCGTTTACCAGCTAAAGCAGCCCCGATGGAACCGATTGTTTTTGAAGTCCCACACCAATTTGCATTCCGTATCCGTTTACCTAGGACAGCCACGAGTATTTAGCAACAAAGAACACGATGGTTTTGATTCGAAAAATAAGCCactaaaattaaattgcaGTAGTAAGACATGTAACATCTTCAAAGCAGGTGATCGGTCGGCGGAAGTGGATACATCCCAACAAACTAATACCCAGCATAGGATGCATCAGAGAAAAAAAGTCCTGTCAGGAACTGAGGATGCATCTTACTCAAAAGCAGTATTTATAAGGGGAAGGCGTAGAGTCAAGATCTCTTTGTCCTGGGACAAAGTCAATGGCTGTCTTCTGTACCTTTCCCAACTGAATGTTCCTGCCCCGGGCACACCTTCGGATCCCTTGCATCTCAGCCATCAACGATCGTTTTCCAAAAAGGTCGATGAGGAAGAGTGCTATTGCAAAAAGATGGAAGATGAGAACTGCGCTTTAGAGCCCTTACCAAAACCAGAACCCCCGAAATGTTCAAGGATATCCAGGAAGCGAAAGCATTTACTAGAACAGAAGAATAAGGTGTCTGAAGCCAAAGACCCTGTGGAAACGGAATCTGATGTGAAAAGTCTAGACGAAGCCGTTGATGAGTTAAAGCACAGTTGCATGCTAGCCGCCGAGAAGAAAGACTGTGAGCGAAAGCAGTACAAGGCACTCTGCGAGGAACTGAGAACCTCAAAGCCTAATGGAGATTCTAAAACCGTAGATTCCCTCGTGAAGTGCATGTTATCTGGAATAAAGAAAGCCTGTGCAGTTCACGCCCAGAAAATGGTATGTCAGAAAAAGTACGCCGAGGAGATTGCTGCCGAAGAAGCTGCGAGGAGGGAAAAGGAGAAAAAAGAGGGTAAGCCACTAGACTGTAGTAAACCTAACGAGGAAGACGAATATAGCTCGTTGAATAAGGCTGACAAGAAAAAGGCCAAAGAAGAAAACGAACTAAAGCGCGTTCTCCAGGAAATAAAAGCCAAGTGCCAAAAGCAGCGTGAAGAGGCCGAGcgtaaaaaaaaggaagaagcCGAGcttagtaaaaaatgtgaagaAGCTGCGATTAAGAAAAATTGTGAAGAACTAGCGGCGAAAAAGAAATGCGAGGAAGCCGAGCGTAAAAAGAAATGCGAGGAAGCAGCGGCGAAGAAAAAGTGCGAGGAAGCAGCGGCAAAGAAGAAATGCGAAGAGGCTGCAGCAAAAAAGAAATGCGAAGAAGCCGCGGCAAAAAAGAAATGCGAAGAAGCAGCGGCTAAGAAGAAATGCAAGGAAGCAGCAGCTAAGAAGAAATGTAAGGAAGCGGCGCCAAATAGCAAATGCACAAAAGATGCGGCAAAGAATAAATGTAAAGATGCTGCGTCAAAGAACAAATGCGATGAGGCGGCGGCAAAAAAGAAATGTGGAGAAGCTGCAGCTGAAAAGAAATGCGATGAAGCCGAGCGTAAGAAAAAATGCGATGAAGCAGCGGCCAAGAAGAAATGTGAAGAAGAAGCAGCCAAGAAGAAGTGTgaagaagcagcagcaaaGAAAAAGTGTGAGGAAGAAGCAGCAAAGAAAAAGTGTGAGGAAGCAGCGGCTAAAAAGAAATGTGAGGAAGaagaaaacaagaaaaagTGCGAAAAGGGTGATCCTAAGAAGAATTCTCCAGAGGCTGcagctttaaaaaaatgtgagcaagaaaaaaggaaaaaaagtgAGGAAGCCGAGACAAAGAAAAAAAGTGAAGAAGCCGCGCTTAAAAAGAAATGCGAGGAAGCCAAGCAGAAAAAGAAATGTGAGGCCGAGAAAAAGAAACAATCTGAAGAAGCCGAGAAAAAGAAAGATTGTGAACTAGCTGagttcaaaaaaaaatgtaatgagATCTCAAAAAAGGTAAAGGAAGTGGAATGTAAGGACAAAAAAGACAAATAG